Within Ascochyta rabiei chromosome 4, complete sequence, the genomic segment AGCTACAGGAGTATTTTAAAGCTATTGTAATTAACCTCTGCAATACTAATCCTAAGTATTAACAACTCCTCTAtaatctatagtaatagtagttatGTTAGGGGTAGCATAAATATCCTGTGCTATTTAAAATAGCTTACAATTTCCTCTCTATCCTAAGTACCAGCTGTAATTGCAAGTGCTGTTTCAGCGTTGCTAGGCGTACAATAACTAATAATTAGAACTAATTACAGCTAAGTATAATAGAGGCTATTTAATTACagaagaattagctatattataggcttattacaagcctatatactaagataGAGGCGTTAATAGTACTACAGGAGAAGAAGCGGGTAGATTTAACAGAAACAGCAACCCCTAAGTACTTACAGGCGTTACAGGATAGGCCTCctttatagttattaactaCGCTAGACTAAAAATAGCAACTGTATACCTGTAGCTACGTCTCTACGCTGTAAAGTGGGCCTGCGCTGTAATTTTGGGACGTAACGGCTGACGATAATTGCTGTTACTTACGGCAATCGACCTTTGCCGTAGCCGTTTACTTACGGTTGGACACGCTGGACATGGACCTCGACCTTGCCGATCGTCAAGAAGACCATAGACGACTCAGGCCTCTCGGAACAACCTATCCGCATAGTTCCTTATGGGGAGTGGCTTTTAGCACTCAAAACTAAGGCCATAGAGGCAGAAACGGATACAAGCATCGATTATGCAATGCTCGTGCAGAAGCTTCCCGGTATGAAGCTGATCGACTTTTACGAAGGGCTGCAGGATGGTAATCCAAAGGGACCCAGTTTGACATTGGCCGTGGAAAAGACATCTGCAATCAGTGGCAAGCTGGCGGGACTAGAGCCTATCCACGGTGATTGGATCGCCGGATGGGTGGAAGAGTGGCTGAAGGCTGCGAGAACGTTGTGATCGTCATCAAACGACACTCATTTCAGTACTGTGAGTCATAACTCCCTGCCGCCAATCCGAGAACATGGCTAAAGTCGTTTATAGTACAATCGCTAAGCAGTTTAGGCGCGGTAAGTCATCTTCTCGAATCCTGGAGTTTTGGGGTCCAACTTCCGAGGTTCCAAATTGGTGTTGCAGATATATTACTCTCCCAGAACACAAGGCAATAAAGCCACTTTGGGGGGCGGCAACAAATAGATGAGCTTGCAATGACTTGCGAAACCCAAGAACTTCAAAAGCTTCGCCCTGCACTGCCTGAAAGCTTGTACTATCTTCCCCCTCTTTCGAAATATAACCCCTTGTTGTTCACAGCCGCAGAAATGGTTGGTCGCACTGCTCTGTTTGCTCTTGCGCTTGCGCCTTTTGCCGTAGCTCAGGTCTCTGAGGGATTCGAGCAAGGCTGGAACCAGACTACCTGGACCACGTATGCGCCTGACTGCAACCAGGGTGGCAAGGTCACCCTCGACACGACCACTGCCCACACTGGAAGGAACTCAATCAGAGTTGATGGCGCTGGTGGCTACTGTGGACATATTTTCGTGGGCACGAACAAAGTTCCTACCGGGGATGTCTATGTCAGGACCTACTTGTAAGTTGTGAACTTCGAATTGAGAAGTCATTGTACCGCATGGTGCAACGGACTGACCGCTTCGACAGCAAAGCCGCAAAGGCATTCACCGACTCCCATGTTACCTTCATCACCCACCCAGATCCTGCTCAAGGCACTAACAAGCACCTGCGCATTGGCGGCCAATCGAAGATCCTCATGTACAACCGTGAGTCTGACGACGCCACTCTTCCGGACCTCTCGCCTCAGGGCATTGCATCGTCGGTTTCAGTCCCAGTCAACACTTGGCGCTGTCTGGAATACCACTTGGGCACGGATGGTAGTATCGAGACTTGGTTCAACGGCACTGCTGTTGCCGGCCTGACCTCCAAGCCAGGTGTGAGCAACCCGAACGCTGCGCAGTGGCAGAGGAGCAGCATCAAGCCAAAGGTTACGGGTGTTTACTTTGGCTGGGAGAGCTACGGTGGCGACACAAACACATTCTGGTATGACGACATTGTGGTCAGCAACAAGAAGATTGGTTGTTAGAAGCTGTTCTGTGTGTAGGAAAAGCAGCCACTTCGATTTAATTAGCTAACACTGACGCTTTACGTTACATTTTTTAAGACGTACCAACACAACATTGTCCTATGAAGCATTCCCTGATAGCTTGTTGATGTCGATAGCGTCCGCCATGACTTTGTACCCAGCATTGTTCGGGTGAATTCCATCTCCAGAGTCGTATGCGGGATTCAATTTCGCATGGTCTGTCTCAGCGCGTAGCGGAGTTCCCAAGTCAAAGACAGAATCAAATAGCTGTTTTCCGTCCTCCAACATCCAATCATTGATGTTTTGACGCTGCCTTGACTGCTCGGTCGAGAATCCGCCAGGCAGTATTGTTGTTCCGAAAACTCTCTTATAAGTCTTCCTCGCGCTCAGTACAACCTGCTTGTATGCTTCGATGATCTTCGCAGCCGGTACATCTGCGCGCAGATCGTTAGAGCCAATGTGTATAATCAGATCTGTCGCCCCAGATTGCGGAGCCACATCCCATTCGTAACGCCGCAGCCCAGAGTCCCCGAACATGAAATTTGGTAGCCGGGTCCCAGCTGGGAGATTGCGGAGGCCTACGCTCTCGGAGCTTGTGAGTTGATTTCCTGAGAGCCCAGCGTTGATGACTGCCATATACTGCGTTCCACCTGCCTCTTTCAACCGGTACGCCAAATAGTCAGGCCAGCGACCGTTTGTGTTTGTAGTTGATCCAGCGCCATCCGTGGTCGAGGATCCAAATGCCACCACGGCGTTCAAAGGTGTCATTGGCATGACGTCAAGACCTGTGATGAGCCACCAGGAATTCGTCATCATTGGGTATTCCACAAAGGCAAGTTCAGCGGGTAGTTTCATCGCGACCTCCGGCGAGGAGACGTAGGAGGTCTGTGACGCGACAAGGTGGCCCGTAAGGGCTTCTCCTTTCACCAGATGGAAAGAGATGGCGACAGCATCGAACGCCTCAACCTCTATTGGGACTGGATCACTGATCGTTTCGGAACCAGGCTCCAGGATAACTTGTGTTTGCCTGTTGAATAGCACCTGTGCTGATTTCTTTCCAACCATGGGACCATGGACAGAAGTAGCCACGGAAACATCGGCCAGCGTGATTGGTTCATCTCCGTAGCGATTGGAGAGACGTAGGCGAACAGCTTGACCACTAGCGTGCACACGAACGATCTGACGAAGCTTGCGCCCAACCAATCCCATGGACAGCATTCGGGAAGGCGGTGCAAACCATGCTGCAACCCAGCGCTGCGAGGCTGCTGCCGTCATTGCGGTTATGTTAGGAGTAGAGTCTAGACAGTCAGCGCGCTCCGGCGTAGTAGCGAGATGCAAAAGAGGACGCCACGGGGCGAGAGTGATGCAACAAGCAGCTTGTGGCAGTATTTGCTTACCTATCTTATAGTCAGACACCGAAGAAGCTTCGGAGATCGCAGCGGATCGTCCGTTACTTACGGAACCAGATGTAAGTGCGATGTTTAGTGGACCAGATGCGATTGCACGAGAAAGGGCTGGTGTGGCCCAGGCTAGCGATTAAGCTAGTTTTCCCTTCTTCCGCGGGCTGGTTGCGTCGGTCGGCCTCAAGAGTTGAAGGGCGATTCCGAGGCCTGACCTCATCGCAGCGTAAATTAAGACGCGATCTTAGCTACTGATTGAACAGCCAATTCGAAACGCTGCACAGGGGAAACCGACAACGCAGCCTAGGTCAAGATTCTTAGAAAATCCAACTTCTATACGTGTGCTATTGTAAGGACTCTTGCCTACAGCCTGTTTACCTAACGAGCACCCCGCTCGATCCTAGCGTTGTCTTGTACCCATCGTCGGCTTCTATATTCAACCTCAGATCCATTCAATGCTCATTTGAAAGTCTGTAGACCAGCCAGTGCCATGGCATTACCATGCCAGCTAAGATGAATAGAGCAGGAAAGCTGTCCCCAGTTGTTCCTTCACCAAAGCTCATTACGATCCAGGTGAACGGAGATGCACTGGTCTCACTTCGACCGCGACCATGAGCTGATCTCGAATGGAATCACTTTGTTTAGCTGAAGAGAGTTACGTATGACAACTCCCATGTAAGCCGTGACGCATATCTCGTGCATCCGCAGCGCCGGACTACAACTAGCGAAACCAAAACCCAAGAGTCAGATCCAAACCCCGACCAGCCAGCAAAAGGCCTACAAGAGATCGAATAACTCTTAACAGGGGACTCGTCAGTCGGCTCCAGGATCTGCGAGGCAGTGCACTGATCGGAAGGATTGCTTTCGGTTTCACCGCCACAGTGATCGGTATTGAATACCTTAGCACGCATTCGCCGGCCCTGACGTCTCCCTTCTGCGTCGCTTTGACGCCTGCGATTTGGTTGGGGTAAAGCAGGTCATAGCATTGGTTGGCGACGACGTCCGAGACGGTGGTGTCTGGGTCTTTGTAGCAGTTTTCGATGTTGTATAGACCGACGTCGAAGGTGGGGAATGTGTATGGGGCGTGGCAGGAGTACTTGTAGGATCCGAATTCTTGCAGCTTGCAAACTCTGTCACCACCAGTTCGGTTGCGTCGTTTGTGGTCTTGCAGTCGCTATCGGAGAACGTCTCGAAGTAGCAGACGGTATCTTTAGGTGCGTCTCCAGTTGTGGTGGTGTCGGAACTCAGGAACTTGTACGCTGTGCATTCGTTGTAGGGAACGTTGTCGATGGTCTTGTTAAATAGGTAGAGGCCCTCATACGTTCGACAGGTTCGTAACTCATACAAAAATGCTTTGACATTTGTATACACGACTGCGGGTACTTTGggcgtcttcttcttgcAACCCTATTTGAAGTATCCCATGGAAGGAAGAGCGCGAGACATTCGGTTGGATTCTTCTGAGGAGTAACTTCAGCAGTGCAGTCCTTGTTGCATGTGTATCCATCTGGTATTTTGGGTGTCTTTGGAAAACACGAAGTAATTGTAAAACGTAAGAAATTGTAAAACAGAAGTAATTGTAAAACACAAGTGATTGCAAAACACAAGTAGCTATAAAACAGTACTTAGTTCGGTACAATGGTTAGCCTCGTGGCCGAAAATTACTCTCTGGACGCCTGGAAAGGCTGCACAGCGTCTGCAAACAGACGTTGCCGTACCATACGGGGGATCATGTCATTGCTTGGCATGGGACTCAACATGACCTTTGACGCGGCCGTCTACCAGATCTTGTCATCTTGGCGAGCGAAATGCGTTATATTTGGAGGTCCAGCACGTGTTTTGCTGTGACCATGAACAAATAACGGTATCAGGCCGAATGTCAAGCTGTTGAGATGTTAGAGTTGGAGCTGGAGCGGGAGCTGGATGATAAACACGACCGGGCCGATGATTGTCCGGAGGCGCTAACCATGTTCAGGCTACTCCCATGAAATTCTCGGCTGGCAAAAAGTTGCTTCGAGCTTTGCAGGACCAGACGCCAATTGCACCACCAGGTCCCCGTCTCCATACTCTCGACGCCATGGCTCTCGTGCAGACCAACCCCGATGCCTACGTGATCAAGCCAGAGGCCGCTGCGCCTGCCATCGACACCAGCGACTGGCCGTTGCTACTCAAGAACTACAGCGACCGTAGGCAGCCCGCGACAGAGCTTCACTCGAGAATGCATGAGCTAACAAAAACGCAGTGCTCGTCCGCACATCGCATTATACCCCCATCCCGCAAGGATGCGCGCCCCTTGCGCGTGACCTCAAGTCGTACATCTCTTCCGGCGTCATCAACCTCGACAAGCCGTCGAACCCGTCTTCCCACGAGGTCGTCTCATGGATCAAGCGCATGCTCCGGTACGCAATACGAGCGCGCAAAACATACCCATCACGTGGCTAACGCATCTGCAGCGTCGAGAAGACAGGTCACTCGGGAACCCTCGATCCCAAGGTCACTGGGTGCTTGATTGTGTGCATTGACCGCGCTACTCGCCTCGTCAAGTCGCAGCAGGGCGCCGGAAAGGAGTACGTCTGCGTCATCCGCATGCACGACAAGTTGCCCGGCGGCGAGGCCCAGTTTGCGCGCGCCCTCGAGACCCTCACCGGTGCTCTCTTCCAGCGTCCCCCGCTCATCTCCGCCGTCAAGCGCCAGCTCCGTATCCGTACCATCCACGAGAGCAAGTTGTACGAGTTTGACAACGAGAGGCAGCTCGGTGTCTTCTGGGTCAGCTGCGAGGCCGGTACCTACATCCGTACTCTCTGTGTCCACTTGGGTCTGCTGCTCGGTGTCGGCGCCCACATGCAGGAGCTGCGTCGTGTAAGGTCCGGTGCCATGGACGAGACCAAGGACTTGGTTACCCTCCACGACGTCCTCGATGCCCAGTGGCTCCACGACAACAACCGCGACGAGTCGTACCTGCGCCACGTCATCTCTCCCCTCGAGAGCCTTCTGACCAGCTACAAGCGCATCGTCGTCAAGGACAGCTCCGTCAACGCTATCTGCTACGGTGCCAAGCTCATGCTTCCCGGTCTCCTCCGCTTCGAGAAGGGCATCGAGATCCACGAGGAGATTGTCCTCATGACCACCAAGGGTGAGGCTATTGCCCTTGCGTACGCCCAGATGTCCGCCGTCGAGATGACATCCTGCGACCACGGCGTTGTTGCCAAGATCAAGCGTGTCATCATGGAGCGCGACCTGTACCCCAGGCGATGGGGCATGGGCCCGGTTGCCActgagaagaagaagatgaaggAAGCTGGCACACTCGATGTAAGTTGACACGTCCAACAAGATTTATTCACCCTGCTAACTTGACTAGAAATTTGGCCGCCCTAACGAAAAGACCCCCGCCAAGTGGAACACCGAGTACAAGGACTTCAACAGGACCGACGTCGAGTCTGCACCTCTCGCTGAGACCACCTCCACTGCTGAAGTCCTCGCTGCTCCTGCCGTTGCCCCTACCGGTGAGGCCCCCGAGGCCAGCGGCGCGTCTGAGAAGACCAAGAAGCGCAAGCACGACGAGGAGGAGACAGCTGAGGAGAAGGCCGAGCGCAAGCGCAaaaagaaggaggagaaggcggccaagaaggccaagaaggagaagaggaagagtaAGGCGGccgacagcgacagcgactCTGACTGAGCAGATTCAGCTATGTTGTGAAATATCGATTATCTCGGCCCGCCACAGCAGCGccctgttgttgctgtttgATCTACAAGCGATGTACACGACCCATGTGTGCATGTTGCGCATTGCGCTCTTTTCTTGGATACCTGCTCATCTGTAGCATACGGAAAACCGCGTACGGGAGTCGGCGTTATTGGATTGGCATGAAGGAGTTGGGCGCGTCTTATCTTGGCATCAGGGCGGACGACTAGGTGTACGAACATGACAGTGCGTCGACAGACACGTCGATTCCATTCGAGGTTCTAGCTGTAAATGTCGAAGTAGAAGCTCTAAGAAACATTCACAAACTTCAAGTTCAGTGCCCTTTGGCGTGTTGCGCCAAATTCAAGTGCAGCTTATTGTGGAAGGTTCTGGCGCGTTCTCTGACGTCTTCATCACGTGCGCGATGCCGAATGGTGGAGATCGCGAGACCGTTCCATGCACTCGACGTTAAAAGCGAGCCTCACTCTTGCACCACTCGCCCAAGACCGAGTTACTTTCGCGCACACACAAGATACCCGTTTGAGTTTTATAATATCTAGTCACAATGGTCAAAGAGACCAAACTTTACGATTCGTTAGGTATGAACGGCCCACCCTTGCATGCCCCTCCCGGCCTTGCTTGCCCGCAGAGCTCACGGATAGTTACATCTGCTAACACTGCATACAGGCGTATCATCGACAGCCACGCAAGAAGAAATCAAGAAAGCATATCGCAAAGCAGCGCTCAAATGGCACCCGGACAAGAACAAGGACAACCCGCAGGCAGCCGAGAAGTTCAAAGGTAAGGCTGAGCCTCTCCCCTCTCGCTGCTAAGATGTCACGCTGACACAGCTCTACAGAATGCTCGCAAGCATACGAGATCCTCTCCGACCCCGAGAAGCGCCAGACATATGATCAGTACGGCCTCGAATTTATACTGCGCGGCGGCCAGCCTGCGCCAGAGGGTGCTGACCCCGGAGGCAACCCCTTcgctggcggcggtggcTTCCCCTTTGCTGGCGCTGGAGGTATGcctggcggcggtggcggcgcgCGCACATTCCACTTCTCGACTGGCGGCGGTGGGGGCGGTGCCAACGGCTTCAACTTCTCGAATCCAGAGAGCATCTTTTCCGAATTCTTtcgcagcggcggcggcggcggtatgggcggcgacgacgacgacttcGGTGGGTTTGGAATGGGCGGCATGCCCGGTGGCATGGGGGGCTCGCGCGGTGGCAGGGCGCCAGGAGGTCGGTTCTCGGGAGGCAGGAGGGCGCCCGAGCCCGAAGTCACAGTCGTTGAGAAGCCGCTGGCGATCACGCTTGAGGAGCTGTTCAATGGCACAACGAAGAAGCTCAAGATCAAGCGGAAGACGTTCGACCAGGCCACGGGCAAGCAGAGCACGCAGGACCGGATCCTGGAGGTACCTATCAAGAAGGGCCTGAAAGCCGGCAGCAAGATCAAGTTCTCCGACGTCGGCGACCAGGTCGAGGGCGGGACACAGGACCTGCACTTTGTCGTTGCGGAGGTAAGTTCGCCCCAGTGCAACGTCCAAACCACTGCTAACATGCTCCCAGAAACCGCACACCCTCTTCACCCGCGAAGGCGACGACGTCAAGCGCACCATCGAACTCGACCTCAAAGAAGCCCTGACTGGCTGGCGGCGCACCGTGCAAACAATCGACGGCAAGCAATTGAGCGTGGGCAGCAGCGGGCCTACAGGCCCTACCTGGACAGAGCGCTACCCCAACCTCGGCATGCCTAAGAGCAAGAAGCCCAACGAGCGCGGCGACTTCATCGTCGGCGTCAACATCAAGTTCCCCACTAGCCTGACGCTGCAGCAGAAAGAGCAGCTCAAGACGATCTTGTAGCGTGTCATATTCTTGCTCTTTGCAAGTTCTCCATGCTCAACGAGCGAACGGCGTTGGCGGTGTTTTGACAACTGCGGGTTTCCACGTAGAATCGTGGACCCTTCTCTTTTTCTTGTGTTCATATTGAGATGGGGTTGGGTTGGAGTTTTCAAAGAAAAAGAAGTTGACAGGCTGGTTAGTGCCTTGTCTGTAGACGATGAGACGATTAATGAAAACGAAATGTATATTCTTCAGCTTGATGAAAGTATAATAACAGAGATTCTGTGCTGGTGGATGACGATAACTCGATTGAATCTTTTGCGTAGAGCTAAGCGAAGAAGCAATAAAATACAATGGTAACTTGCTACTCCAACGAACTCAACAACCACCTGCATCTCTCCCCGTCCCCCGAAGCCCAACGCATCGCTACTCATACATCGAGTGTCGCGGTCAACATAAATGCCCTCAAGGCTATCACTAAGTCGACAAATCAGAATAATAAGCACAACACTCCAATGCCACTCTATATCACTGAACCTGCACTGAAAATCCACTGTTACATACTTCATACATTCATAAAGCTCACTAATCTACAACCCATTACTGCTCCATCGCAAAGCCCCTGAGTCTGTACCCATCTACTCATACATGTCCCAAATGCGGCACATACGTACCTTCTTGCCCAACGGAGAGCGTGCGAGTGTCGCGGTCGTAGGCGTGTTTGTTTGGCTCGAGCAGGCTGCCGTCTTTTGCACCGATGAGACCGCGGAGTTCGGTGGTGCTGCTTTCGCCGTCCGCTCCATGGGTCGCGTTGCTCGCGCCGTCGACAGCCGGCCAAAACGCCTCCTCGGCATCCAGCGTCGCCTGCCACACGGCACTAGCCCTCTGCTTAACCTCCTCCCACCGCTTGTCGTCGCCTGCGACAGCCTGCGACACGCCCTCGTTGATGATGCGCTCGAGCGTCTCCACAAACATCATGAAGTTCTTATTCGACCAGTTGGGGATGAACTCCTTCCTCATTGCGCCGCCATCGAGGTCCTTCGAGTAATCCATCGTCGTGCGGTTAGGGCTGCGCGATCGACTTGCGCCAGATCCCGGCAGCGGGCTTGCGCTGCGTCGCCGGTCTTGCTTGCGTGCCCACGACCACGCTTCAAAGTAGACTTTCTCTGTACTGAAGAGGCAGACGGCAGCTTCGAGCCATGGCAGGAATTCGTTTGGGGACTGCGTGGATAGCTGTGAAAAGAGGGCTTCGAAACGCTGGACGCCGAGGCTCTTTTGCGAGGATGTTGGGGCTGGGGAGGTGAGGTTGTATGAACGCGTCATCTCGTCGAACCATTCGAATTCGCGCTTGACGTTTTCGATCGCGGCGTCTAGCCACCGTAGGAGTCGCGCTTCGATGGACTCGACGTTGGCTTGTTGGGCCGGTGAGGTGGATGACTTGACGATGCGCGTCAGATTCTCCGCGAGCGTGATGTAGCCCTGGATGTAGAGCCGGTCGTTGGCGAGCCATTCCGCGATGAGCGGTTTGGGGAGCTGGCCTTGTGCTGCGCGGGCCAGGAAGGGCGCCGTCGTTGTGCGCTTGAACTGCGGTATGCTGATTGAAAGCAGGTGTGTAGTGAGCGCCCAAGGGACGTCGGTGGGGTCGAGATTCGCTTTGGAGACGAAGGCTCCGGGGTGATGTTGAACCATCTTGAGATGTTGTTGCTTGTGCTGATGAGGTGGAGGGTTGTTGATGGAATTTGAGTGACCTTGTTGTAGTCGTTGAGTTGGTATGCTAGAAACTTCGAACTGAAGTACCCCCTCTCCGGAACCCCAGCCGTCCTTATATCCTCCCCTCTATTCCGCGCCAAGAACAACCAACCTGAAGTTACGCACTAATGATTTAGAAATACCAAGCCTTGAGCCTGAAGCATGGTCAGTACACATGACGTACGTCTTGGCTTGAGCCATTTAGCTGCACTCGAACGAACAGCGCCGAGTGTTCTAGAGGGAGCTTTCAGCTTTAAAGCCGCAATAGCGCGCTGAAGTAACTTGCTAGTAGGAGCGGGATGCTTGGCGATGTGAGGTTCAATATCCTCGAGGGATCGTACAGCATGGCGGGGTGACTTGGCGGGGTGACGATGACGCCACTGGACCCTGGAAATGCCGGAGTTCTCCACACACGAGTTTGGTTCAACTCTCGTGCGAAGAATCTCGGATGAAGGAAGACGAGGTCGATTTTTGCGCGCTGAATGCGTGTGTCTAGTACACACTGGTGTCTGCGATTGCGATCACGATATACATCTCGTCGTCATGTCGTGGCGCGGTGCACTTCGACGGCTCTCACAGCAACACTTCAACCCCAGCATATCCTGATGCTGGCCACAGCCGACTACGCCTACATGCCGATCTTTCTGGCACGCTCTACTCGGCTTGATCGCCACCGAGCTTCGGCGCAGCAGGCTGTGGCGCAGCACCTCTCCTCTTCCGCAAGGGGTGGACTAGCCAATTGAGCGTCGTTGTATCTATACGTGGAGGGATCTACATACTCTTGCGCTTCAGCTGGCCGCCCTCAGCTACAGCCGAGGGAGCAGTCTCCTGATCGACAGGCGGCGCGGAGATGTCGACGTTACCCGTCGAAGGCTCCAGGGGACTTTCGGAAGCCTCGGCCTCCCACTCGGTGAGCATGTCGTCCACTTGACTGTCGTTAGATATGAATAATGAACATGGTACACAAAGTCCAGGAGGGCTTCACTTACTGATGGTACACATCTCATCCTCTTCTTCGGCTGCTGTGGAGGGTGCAAGTTCAGTACCGTTGACCGTTGAAGGCTCCAAGGATCTTATCGGAGCCTGAGAAGTAGGAGGAGACGAAGGGGACAGGTCGCTATGTCAGCTGTTATCAAAGTTAGCCACATTATTTATGCTAGTGAAGGTCTTTACTCACGCTCGCGAGGTGCATCGTCAACCTGCGCGGCAGGCGAGAGGAAAGCAGAATTTTTGGCAGGGGCAGCGGAGATGGCATCTGGAGGCCGGCAGGGGAGAGTCTATGCGTGTCAGGAATATCTCAGTGTATTGTTTCGGCTTCACATACCTTGCAACGACGAATAATTGCCGGTTCGTGGCGGCCAGGAGGACGTCTTCGGTGTGACATAGTGTCGAGAAGTGAGCGTTCTGGGCATCGGTGGAGGAAGGTCGcagcgaggaagaagagaagCCTTGGTTCTGGAGAGATACTGGATAAGAGATCTGAAGAAGCGGATAATTCGGAAGAGCATCCAGCTGATAAATCCGAGAGAGATTGTGACGCAGAGAATAAGCTGGAGACTGAACGCACGTTCGATATTGGAGATCTCAGACGCCGCCGTGGGGCAATACTCAGCCGCCAAGAGCTCTACATCAAGTCCAGGTATTTCTGGAGAAGTGGTGCAGGTGGAGAGGAAGGCGAAGGCGACGAAGGTAGGGTTGATGAAGTTGTTGAagttgttgttgatgttgatgatTGTTGGCGGGCCGACCTCCCACCTATCCCACTTGTCACCTTTGGCAACCTGTTCAGCGATGTAACGGTTATGGTCGTCCTTGACCTGCTTTTCGTGCTCCAACATGGCGGTCTCTTCACTGATCGTGCACCAGTAGTGGTCCAGTTGCTCTTGAATGACGTGACGATGGACGACTTTTGCGTTGCGGAGACAGCTTGGAG encodes:
- a CDS encoding centromere/microtubule-binding protein cbf5, encoding MALVQTNPDAYVIKPEAAAPAIDTSDWPLLLKNYSDLLVRTSHYTPIPQGCAPLARDLKSYISSGVINLDKPSNPSSHEVVSWIKRMLRVEKTGHSGTLDPKVTGCLIVCIDRATRLVKSQQGAGKEYVCVIRMHDKLPGGEAQFARALETLTGALFQRPPLISAVKRQLRIRTIHESKLYEFDNERQLGVFWVSCEAGTYIRTLCVHLGLLLGVGAHMQELRRVRSGAMDETKDLVTLHDVLDAQWLHDNNRDESYLRHVISPLESLLTSYKRIVVKDSSVNAICYGAKLMLPGLLRFEKGIEIHEEIVLMTTKGEAIALAYAQMSAVEMTSCDHGVVAKIKRVIMERDLYPRRWGMGPVATEKKKMKEAGTLDKFGRPNEKTPAKWNTEYKDFNRTDVESAPLAETTSTAEVLAAPAVAPTGEAPEASGASEKTKKRKHDEEETAEEKAERKRKKKEEKAAKKAKKEKRKSKAADSDSDSD
- a CDS encoding Molecular chaperone (DnaJ super), encoding MVKETKLYDSLGVSSTATQEEIKKAYRKAALKWHPDKNKDNPQAAEKFKECSQAYEILSDPEKRQTYDQYGLEFILRGGQPAPEGADPGGNPFAGGGGFPFAGAGGMPGGGGGARTFHFSTGGGGGGANGFNFSNPESIFSEFFRSGGGGGMGGDDDDFGGFGMGGMPGGMGGSRGGRAPGGRFSGGRRAPEPEVTVVEKPLAITLEELFNGTTKKLKIKRKTFDQATGKQSTQDRILEVPIKKGLKAGSKIKFSDVGDQVEGGTQDLHFVVAEKPHTLFTREGDDVKRTIELDLKEALTGWRRTVQTIDGKQLSVGSSGPTGPTWTERYPNLGMPKSKKPNERGDFIVGVNIKFPTSLTLQQKEQLKTIL